From Pseudarthrobacter equi, a single genomic window includes:
- a CDS encoding MazG nucleotide pyrophosphohydrolase domain-containing protein: MGALTHASLVEYLLEEAYEVAETIEEGHPDSELLGELGDVLLQVVLHARLAEERGAFTFDDVARGLGAKMIRRNPHVFRPDGTLQDSFPATVEQIVQKWDAVKRAEKPERTDQFEGIPQALPALARAQKSLDRAARAGVAAPAAIEAGPAAVEAGPFASEEELGNLLLAVVRSAHAGGFDAERALRGAVRHYQQQASRNPEGPDPAPS, from the coding sequence ATGGGCGCCCTGACCCACGCATCGCTCGTGGAATACCTCCTCGAAGAGGCCTACGAAGTGGCCGAGACCATCGAGGAAGGTCACCCGGACAGTGAGCTGCTTGGCGAGCTGGGCGATGTCCTGCTCCAGGTGGTCCTCCACGCCCGGCTGGCTGAGGAGCGCGGCGCGTTCACGTTCGACGACGTCGCGCGCGGCCTGGGTGCCAAGATGATCCGCCGCAATCCGCACGTCTTCCGCCCGGACGGCACCCTGCAGGACAGCTTTCCCGCCACCGTGGAACAGATCGTGCAGAAGTGGGACGCGGTCAAGCGGGCCGAAAAACCGGAGCGGACGGACCAGTTCGAGGGCATTCCGCAGGCGCTGCCGGCCCTCGCCAGGGCACAGAAATCGCTCGACCGGGCTGCGCGGGCCGGCGTAGCCGCGCCAGCAGCAATTGAGGCCGGGCCCGCCGCGGTCGAAGCCGGCCCCTTCGCGTCGGAGGAGGAGCTCGGAAACCTGCTCCTCGCCGTCGTCCGTTCCGCCCACGCCGGCGGGTTCGACGCCGAACGCGCCCTTCGCGGGGCCGTGCGGCACTACCAGCAGCAGGCAAGCCGCAACCCGGAAGGGCCGGACCCTGCACCATCATGA
- the eno gene encoding phosphopyruvate hydratase yields MALIDAIHAREILDSRGNPTVEVEVLLSDGQIGRAAVPSGASTGEHEAVELRDGDKGRYLGKGVQKAVDAVIDQIAPALTGFDATDQRSIDQAMLDLDGTPNKGKLGANAILGVSLAVANAAAASADLPLYKYLGGPNAHVLPVPLMNILNGGSHADSDVDIQEFMVVPLGAETFSEGLRWGVEVYHALKAVLQEKGLSTGLGDEGGFAPNLPSNRAALDLIQEAIKNAGYTPGKDIALALDVASSEFFKDGAYQFEGKALSASEMSAYYAELVADYPLVSIEDPLDENDWEGWKTLTDAIGDKVQLVGDDLFVTNPSILQRGIDTRTANSLLVKVNQIGSLTETLDAVSLAQRAGYTTITSHRSGETEDTTIADISVATNAGQIKTGAPARSERVAKYNQLLRIEEELDDAARYAGRSAFPRFKG; encoded by the coding sequence ATGGCGCTTATCGATGCCATCCACGCCCGCGAGATCCTCGATTCCCGCGGCAACCCGACCGTAGAAGTTGAGGTCCTGCTTTCTGACGGCCAGATCGGCCGCGCAGCAGTTCCGTCCGGCGCATCCACCGGCGAGCACGAGGCAGTCGAACTCCGCGACGGCGACAAGGGCCGCTACCTCGGCAAGGGCGTCCAGAAGGCCGTTGACGCCGTGATCGACCAGATCGCTCCCGCCCTCACCGGTTTCGACGCAACCGACCAGCGCAGCATCGACCAGGCCATGCTGGACCTGGACGGCACCCCGAACAAGGGCAAGCTGGGCGCCAACGCCATCCTGGGTGTTTCCCTGGCCGTCGCCAACGCAGCCGCCGCTTCCGCTGACCTCCCGCTGTACAAGTACCTGGGCGGCCCGAACGCCCACGTGCTGCCCGTTCCGCTGATGAACATCCTCAACGGTGGCTCGCACGCCGACTCCGACGTCGACATCCAGGAATTCATGGTTGTCCCGCTGGGTGCTGAGACCTTCTCCGAGGGCCTCCGCTGGGGCGTTGAGGTTTACCACGCGCTCAAGGCTGTCCTGCAGGAAAAGGGCCTCTCCACCGGCCTTGGCGACGAAGGCGGCTTCGCGCCCAACCTGCCGTCCAACCGCGCAGCGCTGGACCTGATCCAGGAAGCCATCAAGAACGCCGGCTACACCCCGGGCAAGGACATCGCCCTGGCCCTGGACGTTGCCTCTTCCGAGTTCTTCAAGGACGGCGCCTACCAGTTCGAAGGCAAGGCACTGTCCGCCAGCGAAATGAGCGCCTACTACGCAGAGCTCGTTGCGGACTACCCGCTGGTTTCCATCGAGGATCCGCTGGACGAGAACGACTGGGAAGGCTGGAAGACCCTCACCGACGCCATCGGCGACAAGGTCCAGCTGGTGGGCGACGACCTCTTCGTCACCAACCCGTCCATCCTGCAGCGCGGCATCGACACCCGGACCGCAAACTCCCTGCTGGTCAAGGTGAACCAGATCGGCTCCCTGACCGAGACCCTGGACGCCGTCAGCCTCGCCCAGCGCGCCGGCTACACCACCATCACCTCGCACCGCTCCGGCGAGACCGAGGACACCACCATCGCCGACATCTCGGTGGCCACCAACGCCGGCCAGATCAAGACCGGCGCCCCGGCCCGCTCCGAGCGCGTCGCCAAGTACAACCAGCTGCTGCGCATCGAAGAGGAACTCGATGACGCCGCACGCTACGCCGGCCGCAGCGCGTTCCCGCGTTTCAAGGGCTAG